In Streptomyces seoulensis, the following are encoded in one genomic region:
- the ngcE gene encoding N-acetylglucosamine/diacetylchitobiose ABC transporter substrate-binding protein has product MGSTGQHGSEGVGRRELIKRSAAIGLVAAPGMGLLSACASSGGDGQDKAKAGKKTAKNPLGVNDTAKLDFVLFDGGFGKEYAEDAVKLYEKDFPKAQVKFSATQKIQSTLQPRFNQGNPPDLIDNSGAEQMDMGVLVGKKQLADLTPLLDAPSYDDPSKKVRDTLRPGIVEMGQFDGDPVWILNYAYTVYGVWYSQKALDGLDEKYPETWDDMLKVCAKAKKKGIAGWTYAGKYPYYLPFSLYPMIAKVGGREVLDAIDNLEPNAWKHPAVKACFEAYYELFQKGYILRGTPGLDHIQSQTAWAKGKALFIPNGSWVENESANVIPADFDLAVSAPTGIDSSDKMPFGTIWASGGEPFVVPAKAANPEGGMEQLRVMLSEASSRNFTSKVKSLSALNGGIDGIELTPGLKSGVAALDKAGDNVVNPRIPDWYVQLEKEKIGVGGLGEMMAGRLTPAETVKKIQGFADEAAKDTSIKHYKHK; this is encoded by the coding sequence ATGGGTTCCACCGGACAGCATGGCAGCGAGGGCGTCGGCCGTCGTGAACTGATCAAGCGCAGCGCGGCGATCGGCCTGGTGGCCGCCCCCGGAATGGGGCTGCTGTCGGCCTGCGCGAGCAGCGGCGGCGACGGGCAGGACAAGGCGAAGGCGGGCAAGAAGACCGCGAAGAACCCGCTGGGCGTCAACGACACCGCGAAGCTGGACTTCGTCCTCTTCGACGGCGGCTTCGGCAAGGAGTACGCCGAGGACGCGGTGAAGCTGTACGAGAAGGACTTCCCCAAGGCGCAGGTGAAGTTCTCCGCCACCCAGAAGATCCAGTCCACCCTCCAGCCCCGCTTCAACCAGGGCAACCCGCCGGACCTCATCGACAACTCCGGCGCCGAGCAGATGGACATGGGCGTCCTGGTCGGCAAGAAGCAGCTCGCCGACCTCACCCCGCTGCTGGACGCGCCGTCCTACGACGATCCCTCCAAGAAGGTCCGCGACACCCTGCGGCCGGGCATCGTGGAGATGGGCCAGTTCGACGGCGACCCGGTGTGGATCCTCAACTACGCCTACACCGTGTACGGCGTCTGGTACTCCCAGAAGGCCCTGGACGGGCTCGACGAGAAGTACCCGGAGACCTGGGACGACATGCTCAAGGTCTGCGCCAAGGCCAAGAAGAAGGGCATCGCGGGCTGGACCTACGCGGGCAAGTACCCGTACTACCTGCCCTTCTCGCTCTACCCGATGATCGCCAAGGTCGGCGGCCGCGAGGTGCTGGACGCGATCGACAACCTGGAGCCCAACGCCTGGAAGCACCCGGCCGTCAAGGCGTGTTTCGAGGCGTACTACGAGCTGTTCCAGAAGGGCTACATCCTGCGCGGCACGCCCGGCCTCGACCACATCCAGTCGCAGACCGCCTGGGCCAAGGGCAAGGCGCTGTTCATCCCCAACGGCTCCTGGGTGGAGAACGAGTCGGCCAACGTGATCCCGGCCGACTTCGACCTGGCGGTGTCCGCGCCGACCGGCATCGACAGCTCCGACAAGATGCCCTTCGGTACCATCTGGGCCTCCGGCGGCGAGCCCTTCGTCGTCCCGGCCAAGGCGGCCAACCCCGAGGGCGGCATGGAGCAGCTGCGCGTCATGCTCTCCGAGGCGTCCTCGCGGAACTTCACCTCCAAGGTGAAGTCGCTCTCCGCGCTGAACGGCGGCATCGACGGCATCGAGCTGACCCCCGGTCTGAAGTCGGGCGTGGCGGCGCTGGACAAGGCCGGGGACAACGTGGTGAACCCGCGCATCCCGGACTGGTACGTCCAGCTGGAGAAGGAGAAGATCGGCGTCGGCGGCCTGGGCGAGATGATGGCCGGCCGGCTCACCCCGGCCGAGACGGTCAAGAAGATCCAGGGCTTCGCCGACGAGGCCGCCAAGGACACCTCCATCAAGCACTACAAGCACAAGTAA
- a CDS encoding ATP-binding cassette domain-containing protein, giving the protein MVHVSATPVLALRGVSKRFGAVQALTDVTLEVHAGEVVALVGDNGAGKSTLVKTIAGVHPIDEGVIEWDGKSVQVNKPHDAQNLGIATVYQDLALCDNIDVVGNLYLGREIRRAGVLDEVEMERRSRELLDQLSIRIPSVRIPIASLSGGQRQVVAIARSMLGEPKLVILDEPTAALGVEQTAQVLDLVERLRERGHAVILISHNMADVKAVADKVAVLRLGRNNGVFEVKSTSQEEIISAITGASDNAVTRRAARTNGEIKK; this is encoded by the coding sequence ATGGTTCACGTGTCCGCTACGCCCGTGCTGGCGTTGCGCGGAGTCTCCAAGCGATTCGGTGCCGTCCAGGCGCTCACCGATGTCACGCTGGAGGTCCACGCCGGTGAGGTGGTCGCCCTGGTGGGCGACAACGGTGCCGGAAAGTCCACGCTGGTCAAGACGATCGCCGGCGTGCACCCCATCGATGAGGGTGTCATCGAATGGGACGGCAAATCCGTCCAGGTCAACAAGCCGCACGACGCCCAGAACCTGGGCATCGCGACGGTGTACCAGGACCTCGCGCTGTGCGACAACATCGATGTCGTCGGCAACCTCTACCTGGGCCGGGAGATCCGCCGCGCGGGCGTCCTGGACGAGGTCGAGATGGAGCGGCGCTCGCGTGAGCTGCTGGACCAGCTCTCGATCCGCATCCCCAGCGTCCGTATCCCGATCGCCTCGCTCTCCGGCGGTCAGCGCCAGGTCGTGGCCATCGCCCGCTCCATGCTCGGCGAGCCCAAGCTGGTGATCCTCGACGAGCCGACCGCCGCGCTCGGCGTCGAGCAGACCGCCCAGGTCCTCGACCTGGTCGAGCGGCTGCGGGAGCGCGGCCACGCCGTGATCCTGATCAGCCACAACATGGCCGACGTCAAGGCGGTCGCCGACAAGGTGGCCGTGCTGCGCCTGGGCCGCAACAACGGCGTCTTCGAGGTCAAGTCGACCTCGCAGGAAGAGATCATCTCCGCCATCACCGGCGCCTCGGACAATGCCGTCACCCGTCGTGCGGCGCGCACCAATGGGGAGATCAAGAAGTGA
- a CDS encoding sugar ABC transporter substrate-binding protein — MRRAAFAVAAGAMAVSLAACGSAKESSGGADKSADSKKKGDAITVGLLLPENQTARYEKFDRPLIEKKVSELTNGKGKVVYANAKQDATQQNQQVDTMITNKVDVLIIDAVDAAAIKNSVQKAKDAGIPVVAYDRLAQGPIDAYTSFDNETVGKTQGEALLKALGSKAKSGKIVMMNGSSTDPNAAQFKKGAHDVLDGKVNVGKEYDTKEWKPENANSNMEGAISALGKKNIVGVYSANDGMAGGIITALKSAGIANVPVTGQDAELAGVQRIVSGAQYMSVYKPYAPEADAAAEMAVNLAQGKSLDSVAKDKVDSPTTKGVPSILVAVTSLTKDNIKDTVIKDGVYTVSDICTAQYKAACDKAGLK; from the coding sequence ATGCGTCGTGCGGCCTTCGCCGTTGCTGCTGGTGCCATGGCCGTTTCGCTGGCCGCCTGTGGCAGTGCCAAGGAGTCCAGTGGCGGTGCCGACAAGTCCGCCGACAGCAAGAAGAAGGGCGACGCGATCACGGTCGGCCTGCTCCTTCCGGAGAACCAGACCGCGCGTTACGAGAAGTTCGACCGTCCGCTCATCGAGAAGAAGGTCTCGGAGCTGACGAACGGCAAGGGCAAGGTCGTCTACGCCAACGCCAAGCAGGATGCGACCCAGCAGAACCAGCAGGTCGACACCATGATCACCAACAAGGTGGACGTCCTGATCATCGACGCGGTGGACGCCGCTGCGATCAAGAACTCGGTGCAGAAGGCCAAGGACGCCGGCATCCCGGTCGTCGCCTACGACCGCCTGGCGCAGGGCCCGATCGACGCCTACACCTCGTTCGACAACGAGACCGTCGGCAAGACGCAGGGCGAGGCCCTCCTGAAGGCCCTGGGCTCCAAGGCCAAGTCCGGCAAGATCGTCATGATGAACGGCTCCTCCACGGACCCGAACGCCGCGCAGTTCAAGAAGGGCGCGCACGACGTCCTCGACGGCAAGGTGAACGTCGGCAAGGAGTACGACACCAAGGAGTGGAAGCCGGAGAACGCCAACTCCAACATGGAGGGCGCCATCTCGGCCCTGGGCAAGAAGAACATCGTCGGCGTCTACTCCGCCAACGACGGCATGGCCGGCGGTATCATCACCGCCCTCAAGTCCGCGGGCATCGCCAACGTCCCGGTCACCGGCCAGGACGCCGAGCTCGCCGGTGTGCAGCGCATCGTCTCCGGTGCCCAGTACATGAGCGTCTACAAGCCGTACGCCCCGGAGGCCGACGCCGCCGCGGAGATGGCCGTCAACCTGGCGCAGGGCAAGTCGCTCGACTCCGTCGCCAAGGACAAGGTCGACAGCCCCACCACCAAGGGTGTTCCGTCCATCCTGGTCGCCGTCACCTCGCTGACCAAGGACAACATCAAGGACACCGTCATCAAGGACGGCGTCTACACGGTGTCGGACATCTGCACCGCCCAGTACAAGGCCGCCTGCGACAAGGCCGGCCTGAAGTAA
- a CDS encoding carbohydrate ABC transporter permease gives MQHGKYGFITGFLAAPLGLYALFVIWPFIQSIYYSFTDWTGLSPEFSMVGVDNYTRMLHDDIFWKSLTHSLLFALLLPLVTLGMALFFAFMINVGGRHRKGGPVVTGVRGSGFYKIVYFFPQVLSIAIVALLFAFAYNPDSGAINSFLRGIGLDSLQPLWLGDPSLALWCVMAVLVWSTTGFFVVLFSAGMASIPAELYEAALLDGAGRATTFFRVTLPLLWDTVQSGWVYMGILALGAESFAVVQIMTTGPGGPDYSTTVLVLYVYQKAFRDGQAAYATTIGVALLVVTLAFAAIVMRLGRRERLEY, from the coding sequence ATGCAGCACGGCAAGTACGGGTTCATCACGGGGTTCCTCGCGGCCCCGCTCGGGCTCTACGCACTCTTTGTGATCTGGCCGTTCATCCAGTCCATCTACTACTCGTTCACGGACTGGACCGGCCTGAGCCCCGAATTCAGCATGGTCGGTGTCGACAACTACACCCGGATGCTGCACGACGACATCTTCTGGAAGTCGTTGACGCACAGCCTGCTCTTCGCCCTGCTTCTGCCGCTGGTGACACTCGGCATGGCCCTGTTCTTCGCTTTCATGATCAATGTGGGCGGCCGGCACCGAAAAGGCGGTCCGGTGGTCACCGGAGTGCGCGGTTCCGGCTTCTACAAGATCGTCTATTTCTTTCCGCAGGTGCTCTCGATCGCCATCGTGGCCCTGCTGTTCGCCTTCGCCTACAACCCGGACAGCGGCGCGATCAACTCGTTCCTGCGCGGTATCGGCCTCGACTCGCTCCAGCCGCTCTGGCTCGGTGATCCGAGTCTTGCCCTGTGGTGCGTGATGGCGGTGCTGGTCTGGTCCACCACCGGCTTCTTCGTGGTGCTGTTCAGCGCCGGCATGGCCTCGATCCCGGCCGAGCTGTACGAGGCGGCGCTGCTGGACGGAGCCGGCCGCGCGACCACCTTCTTCCGGGTCACCCTGCCGCTGCTGTGGGACACCGTGCAGTCCGGCTGGGTCTACATGGGCATCCTCGCGCTCGGCGCCGAGTCGTTCGCGGTCGTGCAGATCATGACGACCGGCCCCGGCGGCCCCGACTACTCGACCACGGTGCTGGTCCTGTACGTGTACCAGAAGGCGTTCCGGGACGGTCAGGCCGCCTACGCCACCACCATCGGCGTCGCCCTGCTGGTCGTCACGCTCGCGTTCGCCGCGATCGTGATGCGGCTGGGCCGCCGCGAGCGGCTGGAGTACTGA
- a CDS encoding sugar ABC transporter permease gives MSIEKTSTPAGDAAAVNPEAAPGAGVAVDPRLLVREQGLAGYVGEFKRKMKAGDLGSMPVVVGLIVIWIIFQSLNSNFLTAGNLSDISVAMVGTGMIAVGIVFVLLLGEIDLSVGSLSGVAGATFAVLNITHGMNEVLAFVLAILTGTVAGAIQGFFFAKIGVPAFAVTLAGLLFWNGLMLKVLGDNGTINLNSDGLVANLTSYYFSDVAAAYGLAAVVTVLFFVSSFLGNKRRDAAGVPSKPLSEIILRTVLLGLVSFAVAIVFNQYKGLPLAVVIFVAVLFVTDFVLRRTAYGRKVFALGGSVEASRRAGINVDLVRISVFAISGTFAALGGLFIASKIASANQGAGGGDLLMNAIAAAVIGGTSLFGGRGRTWNALLGVLVIVSIQYGLALQGIPSPVQYMITGGVLLATVVIDAVTRKTQKSAGRA, from the coding sequence GTGAGCATCGAGAAGACCTCCACCCCCGCGGGTGACGCCGCCGCGGTGAACCCGGAGGCCGCCCCCGGCGCCGGTGTCGCCGTCGACCCCCGGCTGCTCGTCCGCGAGCAGGGACTCGCGGGCTACGTGGGCGAGTTCAAGCGCAAGATGAAGGCCGGCGACCTGGGCTCGATGCCCGTCGTGGTCGGACTCATCGTCATCTGGATCATCTTCCAGAGCCTGAACTCCAACTTCCTCACCGCGGGCAACCTCTCCGACATCTCCGTCGCCATGGTCGGCACGGGCATGATCGCCGTCGGTATCGTGTTCGTCCTGCTGCTCGGCGAGATCGACCTCTCGGTCGGCTCCCTCTCCGGTGTCGCGGGCGCGACCTTCGCGGTCCTGAACATCACCCACGGCATGAACGAGGTGCTGGCCTTCGTGCTGGCGATCCTCACGGGCACCGTCGCCGGCGCCATCCAGGGCTTCTTCTTCGCCAAGATCGGTGTGCCGGCCTTCGCCGTCACCCTGGCGGGACTGCTGTTCTGGAACGGCCTGATGCTCAAGGTGCTGGGCGACAACGGCACGATCAACCTGAACAGCGACGGCCTGGTCGCCAACCTGACCAGCTACTACTTCTCCGACGTGGCCGCCGCCTACGGCCTGGCCGCCGTGGTGACGGTGCTGTTCTTCGTCAGCTCCTTCCTCGGCAACAAGCGCCGTGACGCCGCCGGGGTGCCGTCGAAGCCGCTGAGCGAGATCATCCTGCGCACGGTCCTGCTGGGCCTGGTCTCCTTCGCCGTGGCGATCGTGTTCAACCAGTACAAGGGTCTGCCGCTGGCGGTCGTGATCTTCGTCGCGGTCCTCTTCGTCACCGACTTCGTGCTGCGCCGCACGGCCTACGGCCGCAAGGTGTTCGCGCTCGGCGGCAGCGTCGAGGCGTCCCGCCGTGCCGGTATCAACGTGGACCTGGTCCGCATCTCGGTGTTCGCCATCTCCGGCACCTTCGCGGCGCTGGGCGGTCTGTTCATCGCCTCCAAGATCGCCTCCGCCAACCAGGGCGCGGGCGGCGGTGACCTCCTGATGAACGCCATCGCGGCGGCCGTCATCGGCGGTACCTCCCTCTTCGGCGGCCGCGGCCGCACCTGGAACGCGCTCCTCGGTGTGCTGGTCATCGTCTCGATCCAGTACGGCCTGGCCCTCCAGGGCATCCCCTCCCCGGTGCAGTACATGATCACCGGTGGCGTCCTGCTGGCGACCGTCGTCATCGACGCGGTGACCCGCAAGACCCAGAAGTCGGCCGGTCGCGC
- a CDS encoding carbohydrate ABC transporter permease encodes MTTTDAPVPPPAPVVKTGPAVPPGSGARRRSDGSVLNVFSHGVLVIWAVMVVLPLVWAVMTSFKDDSSIFGSPWALPDRLHFDNWSRAWSQAHMSDYFLNTVLVVGGSLIGTLVLGSMAAYVLARFDFPGNRFIYYLFVGGMSFPIMLALVPLFYVVNNMGMLNTIHGLILVYIAYSLPFTVFFLTAFFRTLPTSVAEAAFVDGASHTRTFFQIMLPMAKPGLISVGIFNFLGQWNQYMLPTVLNTDPDKKVLTQGLVQLAVSQGYKGDWSGLFAGLVMAMLPVLAAYIVFQRQVVAGLTAGALK; translated from the coding sequence ATGACAACCACCGACGCTCCCGTCCCGCCCCCCGCGCCCGTCGTCAAGACCGGCCCGGCCGTCCCGCCCGGCTCCGGCGCCCGCCGCCGCTCCGACGGCTCCGTCCTGAACGTCTTCTCGCACGGCGTGCTGGTCATCTGGGCGGTGATGGTCGTCCTGCCGCTGGTGTGGGCGGTGATGACCTCGTTCAAGGACGACAGCTCCATCTTCGGCTCGCCCTGGGCGCTGCCGGACAGGCTGCACTTCGACAACTGGTCCCGCGCCTGGTCCCAGGCCCATATGAGCGACTACTTCCTCAACACCGTTCTGGTGGTGGGGGGTTCGCTGATCGGCACCCTGGTGCTCGGCTCGATGGCGGCCTATGTGCTGGCCCGCTTCGACTTCCCGGGCAACCGCTTCATCTACTACCTGTTCGTCGGCGGCATGAGCTTCCCGATCATGCTCGCGCTGGTCCCGTTGTTCTACGTCGTGAACAACATGGGGATGCTGAACACGATCCACGGACTGATCCTGGTCTACATCGCCTACTCGCTGCCGTTCACGGTCTTCTTCCTGACCGCTTTCTTCCGCACTCTGCCCACCTCGGTGGCGGAAGCGGCCTTCGTGGACGGCGCCTCGCACACCCGGACCTTCTTCCAGATCATGCTGCCGATGGCCAAGCCCGGCCTGATCAGCGTGGGCATCTTCAACTTCCTCGGCCAGTGGAACCAGTACATGCTGCCGACGGTGCTCAACACCGACCCGGACAAGAAGGTGCTCACCCAGGGACTCGTCCAACTCGCCGTCAGCCAGGGCTACAAGGGCGACTGGTCCGGCCTCTTCGCGGGGCTGGTGATGGCGATGCTGCCGGTGCTGGCCGCGTACATCGTCTTCCAGCGGCAGGTGGTCGCGGGGCTGACCGCGGGCGCGCTGAAGTAA
- a CDS encoding ROK family transcriptional regulator, whose protein sequence is METPGSQSSLHRANLERVVRAVRLAGSLTQAEIARTTGLSAATVSNIVRELKDGGTVEVTPTSAGGRRARSVSLSGDAGIVIGVDFGHTHLRVAIGNLAHQVLAEESEPLDVDASSTQGFDRAEELIDRLIEATGVDRGKVAGVGLGVPGPIDVESGTLGSTSILPGWGGTRPAEELRERLGVPVHVDNDANLGALGELVWGSGKGVRDLAYIKVASGVGAGLVINGQIYRGPGGTAGEIGHITLDEGGPVCRCGNRGCLETFTAARYVLPLLQPSHGSALTMEGVVRLARDGDPGCRRVIADVGRHIGSGVANLCNLLNPSRVVLGGDLAEAGELVLAPIRESVGRYAIPSAGRQLSVLPGALGGRAEVLGALALALSEMGDSTLLDGSATASLPVVAPAFT, encoded by the coding sequence ATGGAGACTCCGGGGTCGCAGTCGTCGCTGCACCGAGCCAACCTGGAACGAGTCGTACGGGCGGTGCGGCTGGCCGGGTCGCTCACGCAGGCGGAGATCGCCCGTACGACCGGCCTGTCCGCCGCGACGGTCTCCAACATCGTGCGCGAGCTGAAGGACGGCGGGACCGTCGAGGTCACGCCCACCTCGGCGGGCGGCCGCCGGGCCCGCAGCGTCTCGCTCAGCGGGGACGCCGGGATAGTGATCGGCGTCGACTTCGGCCACACCCACCTGCGTGTGGCCATCGGCAACCTGGCCCACCAGGTGCTCGCCGAGGAGTCCGAGCCGCTGGACGTGGACGCCTCCTCGACGCAGGGCTTCGACCGCGCCGAGGAGCTGATCGACCGGCTGATCGAGGCCACCGGCGTGGACCGGGGCAAGGTGGCCGGGGTCGGCCTCGGCGTACCGGGCCCCATCGACGTGGAGTCGGGCACCCTGGGCTCCACCTCGATCCTGCCCGGCTGGGGCGGCACCCGGCCCGCCGAGGAGCTGCGCGAACGGCTCGGCGTGCCCGTGCACGTGGACAACGACGCCAACCTGGGCGCCCTCGGCGAGCTGGTCTGGGGCAGCGGCAAGGGCGTGCGCGACCTGGCCTACATCAAGGTGGCCAGCGGGGTCGGGGCGGGCCTGGTGATCAACGGCCAGATCTACCGGGGGCCCGGCGGGACGGCCGGGGAGATCGGGCACATCACCCTGGACGAGGGGGGCCCGGTGTGCCGCTGCGGCAACCGCGGCTGCCTGGAGACCTTCACCGCCGCGCGGTACGTCCTGCCACTGCTCCAGCCGAGCCACGGCAGCGCCCTGACCATGGAGGGCGTGGTCCGGCTGGCCCGGGACGGGGACCCCGGCTGCCGTCGCGTCATCGCCGACGTGGGCCGGCACATCGGCAGCGGCGTGGCCAACCTGTGCAACCTGCTGAACCCCAGCCGGGTCGTCCTGGGCGGCGATCTCGCCGAGGCCGGGGAACTGGTGCTGGCCCCCATCCGGGAGTCCGTGGGACGCTATGCGATCCCCAGTGCGGGGCGTCAACTGTCCGTGCTTCCAGGGGCACTTGGTGGCCGTGCCGAGGTGCTCGGGGCACTCGCGCTGGCACTGAGCGAAATGGGCGATTCGACCCTGCTCGACGGCTCCGCCACGGCCTCGCTGCCCGTGGTCGCTCCTGCCTTCACTTAG